Proteins encoded within one genomic window of Flavobacterium oreochromis:
- a CDS encoding NADH-quinone oxidoreductase subunit B: MSDSSKYNTVAAPDGYVGEGFFATKLSDVVGLARANSLWPLPFATSCCGIEFMATAGAHYDVARFGMERMSFSPRQADMLLVMGTISKKMAPILRQVYEQMSEPKWVIAVGACASSGGVFDTYSVLQGIDKVIPVDVYVPGCPPRPEQILDGIMRLQDIVKNESVRRRSSEEYKELLGSYNIK, from the coding sequence ATGAGTGATTCATCAAAATATAACACAGTAGCAGCACCCGATGGATATGTGGGTGAAGGTTTTTTTGCTACTAAATTAAGCGATGTAGTAGGTTTAGCTCGTGCTAATTCCTTATGGCCATTGCCATTTGCTACCTCTTGTTGCGGTATTGAATTTATGGCAACGGCAGGTGCGCATTATGACGTTGCGCGTTTCGGTATGGAACGTATGAGTTTTTCTCCAAGACAAGCCGATATGTTATTAGTAATGGGAACTATTTCTAAAAAAATGGCTCCCATTTTACGTCAAGTATATGAGCAAATGTCAGAACCAAAATGGGTTATAGCTGTAGGAGCTTGTGCTTCTTCAGGTGGAGTGTTCGATACATATTCAGTTTTACAAGGAATCGATAAAGTAATTCCTGTAGATGTTTACGTACCAGGTTGCCCACCTAGACCAGAACAAATATTAGACGGAATTATGCGTTTACAAGACATTGTAAAAAATGAATCAGTACGTCGTCGTAGCTCAGAAGAATATAAAGAATTATTAGGTTCTTATAACATCAAATAA
- a CDS encoding NADH-quinone oxidoreductase subunit C, with protein MALENAVIQQKLIDQFGLKVSEFVEIHNILTFEVAPEAILEIMKFLKEDATLRFNFLTDVCGVHYPEYDSNRQLGVVYHMHNWIDGVRIRIKCFLPISNPEIDSVTSLFLGANWQERETYDFYGITFKGHPQLKRILNMDEMTVFPLRKEFPLEDGGRTDKDDRFFGRTQHNC; from the coding sequence ATGGCATTAGAGAACGCTGTTATTCAACAAAAATTAATTGACCAATTTGGATTAAAAGTATCTGAGTTCGTTGAAATTCATAATATATTAACTTTCGAAGTAGCTCCAGAGGCTATTTTAGAAATAATGAAATTCTTAAAAGAAGATGCTACTTTGCGTTTCAACTTTTTAACCGATGTATGTGGAGTACATTACCCTGAATATGATTCAAATCGTCAATTAGGAGTAGTTTACCACATGCATAATTGGATTGATGGAGTTAGAATACGTATCAAATGTTTCTTACCTATTTCAAATCCAGAAATAGACTCGGTTACCTCACTGTTCTTAGGAGCTAACTGGCAAGAACGTGAAACGTACGACTTTTACGGAATTACTTTCAAAGGACATCCACAATTAAAACGTATTTTAAATATGGATGAAATGACTGTATTCCCACTTCGTAAAGAATTCCCATTAGAAGACGGAGGTCGTACAGATAAAGATGACCGTTTCTTTGGAAGAACACAACATAATTGTTAG
- a CDS encoding glycosyl transferase, producing MRRIIVTFSSVLLLLLVSCSGSDTYRGKWKALDSKGEKFEINFDAKNFTVKDSKGQISKYEYSQNQVSIENSVETYGIQLEDGRTYHINFPIASSEEVGLIKDSNENPIYTIARKDYTSYEDIFKLK from the coding sequence ATGAGAAGAATTATTGTAACTTTTAGTTCGGTTTTGTTATTACTTTTGGTTTCTTGTAGTGGATCAGATACTTATAGAGGAAAATGGAAAGCATTGGATTCTAAGGGTGAGAAATTTGAAATAAATTTTGATGCTAAAAATTTTACAGTTAAAGACAGTAAAGGTCAAATTTCTAAATATGAATATTCTCAAAATCAAGTTTCAATTGAAAATTCGGTTGAAACGTATGGAATTCAATTAGAAGACGGAAGAACATACCATATTAATTTTCCAATTGCTTCTTCGGAGGAAGTAGGATTGATAAAAGACAGTAATGAAAATCCTATCTATACAATTGCAAGAAAGGACTATACTAGTTACGAAGATATTTTTAAATTAAAATAA
- a CDS encoding NADH-quinone oxidoreductase subunit D — MSELLLKPEERYAKVIEQRRNEDGSELAILNLGPTHPATHGIFQNILLMDGERILDGEGTVGYIHRAFEKIAENRPFYQINVLTDRMNYCSSPINNMGWWMTVEKALGIEIPKRVQYMRVIVMELARIADHIICNSILGVDTGALTGFFYVFEYREKIYEIYEEICGARLTTNMGRIGGFEREWSDETWKKIDAFLEEFPPVWAEFESLLSRNRIFMDRTINVGPISAEKAMSYGFTGPNLRAAGIDYDVRVAQPYSSYEDFQFDIPVGKSGDTYDRFCVRNAEVWESISIIKQALAKMPEGPFHADVPEYYLPPKEDVYSTMESLIWHFKIVMGEVPVPLTEVYHSVEGGNGELGFYLVTDGSRTPYRLHFRRPCFIYYQAYIEMVKGQNLSDAIATLSSLNVIAGELDA; from the coding sequence ATGTCAGAGTTATTATTAAAACCAGAAGAGCGATACGCAAAAGTCATCGAACAAAGAAGAAACGAAGACGGTAGCGAATTAGCTATATTAAACCTAGGGCCTACACACCCTGCTACACACGGTATCTTTCAAAATATCCTATTAATGGATGGAGAACGAATCCTTGATGGAGAAGGAACTGTAGGGTATATTCATCGTGCTTTCGAAAAAATCGCTGAAAACCGTCCGTTTTATCAAATAAATGTATTAACAGATCGTATGAACTATTGTTCATCACCTATAAATAACATGGGATGGTGGATGACGGTAGAAAAAGCCTTAGGAATAGAAATCCCAAAACGTGTACAATATATGCGCGTTATTGTGATGGAATTAGCACGTATTGCAGATCATATTATTTGTAATTCAATCTTAGGTGTAGATACAGGTGCATTAACAGGTTTCTTTTACGTATTTGAATATCGTGAAAAAATTTACGAAATCTACGAGGAAATTTGTGGTGCTCGTTTAACAACCAATATGGGACGTATTGGAGGTTTTGAAAGAGAATGGTCTGACGAAACTTGGAAAAAAATAGATGCTTTCCTTGAAGAATTCCCTCCAGTATGGGCAGAATTTGAAAGTTTGTTATCTCGTAACCGTATCTTTATGGATAGAACCATCAATGTAGGTCCTATTTCAGCAGAAAAAGCTATGAGTTACGGATTTACTGGTCCTAATTTACGTGCAGCTGGAATCGATTATGATGTGCGTGTGGCACAACCATATTCTTCTTACGAAGATTTTCAATTTGATATACCTGTAGGTAAATCAGGTGATACTTACGATCGTTTTTGCGTTCGTAATGCCGAAGTTTGGGAAAGTATTAGTATCATTAAACAAGCTTTAGCAAAAATGCCTGAAGGTCCTTTCCACGCTGATGTTCCTGAATATTACCTGCCTCCAAAAGAAGATGTCTATTCGACTATGGAATCTCTAATTTGGCATTTCAAAATAGTAATGGGTGAGGTGCCTGTGCCATTAACAGAAGTGTACCATTCAGTAGAAGGAGGAAATGGTGAATTAGGTTTTTATTTAGTTACTGATGGAAGCCGTACACCGTATCGTTTACATTTTAGAAGACCTTGTTTTATATACTACCAAGCATATATTGAAATGGTTAAAGGGCAAAACTTATCCGATGCGATTGCTACCCTTTCAAGTTTAAATGTTATTGCTGGAGAATTAGACGCTTAA
- a CDS encoding Rne/Rng family ribonuclease: protein MNKELIIRSSESAVDFALLKDGKLIELHKDEDNSGAFQVGDIYIAKIRKPVAGLNAAFVNLGFDKDAFLHYHDLGPNLSSQLKFIKQVCTGKFNDFFLKTFQFEPEIDKNGVITDVLNANQSILVQVVKEPISTKGPRISSELSLAGRYIVLVPFSERVSVSQKIHSKEEKERLKRLVLSIKPKGFGVIVRTVAEGKKVAEIDKDLQNLLDKWSAMCKRIPTAHHPSRVLGELNRASSILRDVFNDTFTSILTDDEQLLQETKEYLQEIAPGKESIVKLYNSKEIPLFEKYGIERQIKTSFGKTVSMSKGAYLIIEHTEAMHVIDVNSGNRSNKATSQEDTALEVNLIAAAEVARQLRLRDMGGIIVVDFIDMQNPDNRKVLFDFLKEEMSDDKAKHKILPPSKFGLVQITRQRVRPEVSIKTREEDPNNENGEIDAPIAIIDKITSELERIIKKYKKVRLHVHPFIAAYLTKGFPSIRSKWLFEHKKWVKIIPRDAYTYLEYRFLDETGNPVED, encoded by the coding sequence GTGAATAAAGAACTAATTATTAGATCAAGTGAGAGTGCTGTAGATTTTGCCTTATTAAAAGATGGAAAACTAATAGAATTACATAAAGATGAAGATAATTCAGGGGCATTTCAAGTAGGAGATATCTATATCGCAAAAATTAGAAAACCAGTAGCAGGACTTAATGCTGCATTTGTTAATTTAGGTTTTGATAAAGATGCTTTCCTACATTATCATGATTTAGGTCCTAATTTATCTTCTCAATTGAAATTTATTAAACAAGTATGCACAGGTAAATTCAACGATTTTTTCCTAAAAACGTTTCAGTTTGAGCCTGAGATTGATAAAAATGGTGTTATAACAGATGTGTTAAATGCTAATCAGTCAATTTTAGTTCAAGTTGTAAAAGAACCAATATCTACCAAAGGGCCTCGAATTAGTTCAGAATTATCCCTAGCTGGTAGATACATCGTTTTAGTTCCTTTTTCTGAAAGAGTATCTGTTTCTCAGAAAATACACTCAAAAGAAGAGAAAGAACGATTAAAACGTCTGGTATTATCCATCAAGCCAAAAGGCTTTGGGGTTATTGTACGTACAGTAGCCGAGGGCAAAAAAGTAGCCGAAATTGACAAAGATTTACAAAATTTGTTAGACAAATGGTCTGCAATGTGTAAACGAATTCCAACGGCTCATCATCCATCTAGAGTGTTAGGTGAATTAAATAGGGCTTCTTCTATTTTAAGAGATGTATTTAATGATACTTTTACATCAATCTTGACAGATGATGAACAGTTGTTACAAGAAACTAAGGAGTATTTACAAGAAATAGCTCCTGGAAAAGAATCAATCGTTAAACTCTATAATTCAAAAGAGATTCCTCTTTTTGAAAAATACGGAATAGAACGTCAAATCAAAACCTCTTTTGGTAAAACTGTTTCGATGAGTAAAGGAGCTTATTTGATTATTGAGCATACAGAAGCTATGCACGTTATTGATGTAAATAGCGGTAATAGGTCAAATAAAGCCACTTCTCAGGAAGATACAGCTTTAGAAGTTAATTTAATTGCAGCTGCTGAAGTAGCGCGTCAATTAAGACTTCGTGATATGGGAGGGATTATTGTAGTTGATTTTATTGATATGCAAAATCCTGATAACCGTAAAGTTTTATTTGATTTCTTAAAAGAAGAAATGAGTGATGATAAAGCAAAACATAAAATCTTACCTCCAAGTAAATTTGGTCTTGTGCAGATAACGCGCCAGCGTGTTCGACCAGAGGTGAGTATTAAAACTCGAGAAGAAGATCCAAATAATGAAAATGGAGAAATTGATGCTCCTATTGCTATTATAGATAAAATAACTTCTGAGTTAGAAAGAATTATTAAGAAGTATAAAAAGGTGCGTTTGCACGTGCATCCGTTTATTGCTGCTTACCTTACAAAAGGTTTTCCATCTATACGTTCAAAATGGCTTTTTGAACATAAAAAATGGGTTAAAATCATACCGCGTGATGCATACACGTATTTAGAATATAGGTTTTTAGATGAAACTGGAAATCCTGTAGAAGATTAA